From the genome of Halomonas sp. I5-271120, one region includes:
- a CDS encoding methyl-accepting chemotaxis protein has translation MRNNQPVTQREVELKEDDFLISRTDTKGRITYANPAFIKISGFSQEELLGSPHNLVRHPDMPVEAFANMWETLKAGESWAGLVKNRRKDGDHYWVHASVTPIIEDGELVGYASLRVKAEREAIEEAERSYALIREGRGKHLTLDRGRLRRRGVVSRLRQINLRSMRSRLTTMIVVSVLLLVASSGLGLFSLNVAGERLNEINQDGLEDVARLQRIEQLMTQGRDRLDGPVSNPMSADVASLKVAVGELVTKLEGAWGDFVGDSANLSATEQSFADGLDVYIDDGLNAAIAALDSGDFYKAYVAFNEVLRPKGDELSTTINDLVAEKQANAASIAELAEADQQQMVFILGALLAVGLLLLGLLGMLTIRALVKPLLESMQFTQQIAAGNLAANMPAHRDDEAGRLIVALNTMRKSLGTIINDVNGSVTVVGPAARDIAQGNEDLSSRTEQQAASLQQTASSMEEMTATVRQNADNARQASTLAVENATQVGNAGELMNQVVETMERITASSRKMTEIIDVIDSIAFQTNILALNASVEAARAGEHGRGFAVVAEEVRSLAGRSSSASKEIRGLISGSAKEIDSGAGLVKSAEEAIGEVVSAATRVNDIMSEITAASEEQSSGITQINQAIAQMDEVTQQNATRVQSSARAASQLEHQTLILSTAIAAFRLRGVGAETVQRLPNKVSEMPALGQSSGRGERSSSSSSQQPSRSSTQALKQNRQLANANDDWEAF, from the coding sequence ATGCGCAATAACCAACCTGTCACGCAGCGGGAAGTAGAGCTGAAAGAAGATGACTTCCTGATCTCGAGAACGGATACCAAGGGGCGCATCACCTATGCCAACCCGGCTTTCATCAAGATCAGCGGCTTCTCCCAGGAAGAGTTGCTAGGGTCGCCGCACAACTTGGTGCGCCATCCCGACATGCCGGTGGAAGCCTTCGCCAACATGTGGGAGACCCTCAAGGCAGGGGAGAGCTGGGCAGGGCTGGTCAAGAACCGCCGTAAGGATGGGGATCATTACTGGGTTCATGCCAGTGTCACTCCGATCATTGAGGACGGTGAGCTCGTTGGCTATGCCTCACTAAGGGTTAAGGCGGAACGCGAGGCTATCGAGGAAGCGGAGCGAAGTTATGCGCTGATCCGCGAGGGGCGGGGCAAGCACCTGACACTCGATCGCGGCCGATTGCGTCGCCGAGGCGTAGTGAGTCGGCTCCGGCAAATCAATCTGCGCAGTATGCGTTCTCGCTTGACGACCATGATCGTGGTCTCTGTGTTACTGCTGGTTGCCAGCAGTGGCCTGGGGCTTTTCAGTCTCAACGTTGCCGGTGAGCGCCTCAATGAGATCAACCAGGATGGCCTGGAAGACGTGGCGCGTTTACAGCGTATTGAACAGCTGATGACCCAGGGGCGTGACCGGCTCGATGGACCTGTCAGTAACCCAATGTCTGCCGATGTGGCCAGTCTCAAGGTGGCTGTCGGTGAGCTGGTGACAAAACTCGAGGGTGCCTGGGGCGATTTCGTCGGTGATAGTGCCAACCTCTCGGCGACAGAGCAGTCGTTCGCTGATGGTCTCGATGTCTATATCGACGACGGTCTGAATGCAGCGATAGCAGCGCTCGACTCGGGTGATTTCTACAAGGCCTATGTCGCCTTCAACGAGGTATTGCGCCCCAAGGGCGACGAGCTCTCCACTACTATCAATGACCTGGTGGCTGAAAAGCAGGCAAATGCCGCCAGCATAGCCGAGCTGGCTGAGGCCGATCAGCAACAGATGGTCTTCATTCTGGGGGCGTTGCTGGCTGTCGGGCTGCTGCTGCTTGGTCTGCTGGGTATGCTGACTATTCGGGCCCTGGTCAAGCCGCTGCTTGAATCGATGCAGTTCACTCAGCAGATCGCCGCGGGCAATCTCGCCGCCAACATGCCGGCGCACCGCGATGATGAGGCCGGTCGGCTGATTGTTGCTCTGAATACGATGCGCAAGAGCCTCGGCACCATCATCAACGACGTCAACGGCAGCGTGACGGTGGTCGGGCCAGCGGCTCGCGATATCGCGCAGGGCAATGAAGACCTGTCATCGCGCACTGAGCAGCAGGCCGCTTCTTTGCAACAAACTGCCTCCAGCATGGAAGAAATGACTGCCACGGTTAGGCAGAACGCCGACAATGCGCGTCAGGCCAGCACCCTCGCGGTGGAGAATGCCACCCAGGTGGGCAATGCCGGTGAGCTGATGAATCAGGTCGTCGAGACCATGGAGCGCATTACGGCAAGCTCGCGCAAGATGACCGAGATTATCGACGTCATCGATTCGATTGCCTTCCAGACCAATATTCTGGCACTCAACGCTTCAGTAGAGGCGGCGCGCGCTGGCGAACACGGTCGTGGCTTTGCCGTGGTCGCCGAAGAGGTTCGTAGCCTGGCCGGTCGCAGCAGTTCGGCGTCCAAGGAGATTCGCGGCCTGATCTCTGGCTCGGCCAAGGAAATCGACAGTGGCGCCGGCCTGGTCAAATCAGCAGAAGAAGCCATCGGTGAAGTGGTGTCAGCAGCGACGCGTGTCAATGACATCATGAGCGAGATTACCGCTGCCTCAGAGGAACAGAGCAGCGGTATTACTCAGATCAATCAGGCGATCGCGCAGATGGACGAGGTGACTCAGCAGAATGCCACTCGGGTGCAATCCTCGGCACGTGCCGCCTCACAGCTTGAACACCAGACCCTGATTCTGAGTACGGCCATTGCCGCTTTCCGCCTGCGCGGCGTTGGTGCGGAAACAGTCCAGCGGCTACCGAATAAGGTAAGCGAGATGCCGGCGCTTGGGCAGTCCTCAGGTCGTGGCGAGCGGTCATCCTCGTCCTCAAGCCAGCAACCTTCGCGTAGCTCAACCCAGGCGTTGAAACAGAATCGTCAGTTGGCGAATGCCAACGATGACTGGGAGGCGTTTTGA
- a CDS encoding CheR family methyltransferase — protein MAERDLVLTEKDFTRIRELIYQRAGIVLAEHKREMVYSRLAKRLRHHGLTHFSDYLARLERQPEAREWEAFTNALTTNLTAFFREAHHFPLLSQHVAERRDTVRVWSAAASTGEEPYSIAMTLREALGARADHCQVVATDIDSDALNRARDGIYAMDQVTKLEEERIKRFFQKGSGRRAGFARVRPEVASMVEFKSLNLLAPGWPIEGPFDAIFCRNVMIYFDKSTQAKILQRFAPLLKPDGLLFAGHSENFSYISDAFRLRGQTVYTLSPRA, from the coding sequence ATGGCCGAGCGGGATCTAGTGCTAACCGAGAAGGATTTTACCCGCATCCGCGAACTCATCTATCAGCGAGCGGGTATCGTGCTCGCTGAGCACAAGCGCGAGATGGTTTATAGCCGTCTTGCCAAGCGGTTGCGACATCATGGGCTTACTCACTTCAGTGATTATCTGGCCCGCCTCGAGCGGCAACCAGAGGCACGTGAATGGGAAGCCTTCACCAACGCCTTGACCACCAACCTGACGGCGTTCTTTCGCGAGGCGCATCACTTTCCCCTGCTTTCCCAGCATGTTGCAGAACGGCGGGATACCGTGCGTGTCTGGAGTGCTGCGGCATCAACGGGTGAAGAGCCTTATTCGATAGCCATGACGCTGCGTGAAGCCTTGGGTGCACGGGCCGACCATTGCCAGGTGGTGGCCACCGACATTGATTCCGATGCGCTAAATCGAGCCCGGGACGGCATCTACGCCATGGACCAGGTCACCAAGTTGGAGGAAGAGCGCATCAAGCGTTTCTTCCAGAAGGGGAGTGGTCGGCGGGCCGGGTTTGCGCGGGTGCGGCCCGAGGTGGCGTCGATGGTCGAGTTCAAGTCATTGAACCTGCTCGCCCCGGGATGGCCTATCGAAGGTCCATTCGATGCCATCTTCTGTCGCAACGTGATGATCTACTTCGACAAGTCGACTCAGGCGAAGATTCTTCAGCGGTTTGCCCCGCTGTTGAAGCCCGATGGTCTGTTGTTTGCCGGGCATTCGGAGAACTTTTCCTACATCAGTGATGCTTTCCGGCTGCGTGGCCAGACCGTTTATACCCTGTCACCTCGTGCCTGA
- a CDS encoding chemotaxis response regulator protein-glutamate methylesterase, with product MSSARIKVLCVDDSALIRDLLSEIINSQPDMEVVAVAPDPLVARDLIKQHNPDVLTLDVEMPRMDGLDFLERLMRLRPMPVLMVSSLTQAGSEVTLRALELGALDFLAKPSMGIRSGMMDYGELIAEKIRAAARSRPRQVRQKDRPAPQTLKAPLVSSEKLLIIGASTGGTEAIRNVLEPLPSNAPAILITQHMPGGFTRSFAERLDKLCQIRVKEAHDGERVLPGHAYIAPGDQHLKLARSGANYVVRLDSGPPVNRHRPSVDVLFESAAQQAGRNAIGVLLTGMGKDGAAGLLTMRNAGSATVAQDEDSCVVFGMPREAIALGAADEVLPLDAIAPRLLKLVAAAGRAQRV from the coding sequence TTGAGCTCAGCCAGGATCAAGGTGCTTTGCGTCGATGATTCGGCGCTGATACGCGACCTGCTTAGCGAAATCATCAATAGCCAGCCTGACATGGAAGTGGTGGCTGTAGCACCAGATCCGTTAGTGGCACGGGATTTGATCAAACAACACAACCCTGATGTCCTGACCCTGGACGTGGAAATGCCACGCATGGACGGTCTGGATTTTCTGGAGCGCCTGATGCGCCTTCGTCCCATGCCGGTGCTGATGGTTTCGTCGCTGACTCAGGCGGGGTCAGAAGTGACCTTGCGTGCTCTGGAGCTTGGGGCGCTGGACTTTCTGGCCAAACCTTCCATGGGCATTCGCAGCGGCATGATGGACTATGGCGAGTTGATCGCCGAAAAAATTCGTGCCGCGGCGCGTTCTCGTCCACGGCAAGTGCGCCAAAAGGACCGTCCTGCCCCACAAACGCTCAAGGCGCCATTGGTGTCGAGTGAGAAGCTGTTGATCATTGGGGCTTCAACGGGCGGCACCGAAGCCATTCGCAATGTGCTTGAGCCTTTGCCTTCCAATGCCCCTGCGATCCTGATCACCCAGCACATGCCGGGCGGTTTCACTCGATCTTTTGCCGAGCGTCTAGACAAGCTTTGCCAGATTCGCGTAAAGGAAGCCCATGACGGGGAGCGCGTTTTGCCGGGCCATGCCTATATAGCTCCGGGCGATCAGCACCTCAAGTTAGCGCGGAGCGGTGCCAACTATGTGGTGCGTCTCGATAGCGGTCCGCCGGTCAATCGTCACCGCCCGTCGGTAGATGTGCTCTTCGAATCCGCAGCTCAGCAGGCCGGACGTAATGCCATAGGCGTGCTGCTGACTGGCATGGGTAAGGATGGTGCTGCTGGTTTATTGACCATGCGCAATGCCGGCTCCGCAACAGTGGCTCAGGACGAGGACAGTTGCGTTGTATTCGGTATGCCGCGTGAAGCCATCGCCTTGGGGGCCGCCGACGAAGTGCTGCCTCTCGATGCTATCGCCCCACGTTTGCTGAAACTGGTGGCAGCAGCAGGCCGCGCACAGCGCGTCTAA
- a CDS encoding methyl-accepting chemotaxis protein encodes MQLFRNLSIHAAITTVLVVFALLIGLIAFLGQTANHKAGETFTTVDQINVQQLNELNRADALLTGARLDLMTASKQLLVGRTDEAKARMADALDQIERAEARYQSFESVPVSELGREAVDQVEVQFPRVLDLVRAEHEALSNRNNMMFDSLTKELAQPSDDLDEAITNFVRYADQRGDALIDDYHASASTFELIGLAALLITAAILVLIYVAMRRVVIQPLNSAVVTLERIAKADLTEDIRATTRNEIGKLFAAMRDMQQGLSSTVGTVRESSSSIHVGTREIASGNADLSSRTEEQAASLQQTASSMEELTTTVKQNADNARQASGLALEASSTAGKGGEVVDRVITTMHGISQSSQKIADITGVIDSIAFQTNILALNASVEAARAGEQGRGFAVVAGEVRNLAGRSASAAKEIKTLIDDSVGQVKQGSTLVEQAGQTMQEVVDAVKRVTDIMDEISAASQEQSDGIEQVTQAVGQMDQVTQQNASLVQQAAAAATSLEEQASRLEQAVAVFRLAGGVPQALPSASASAPSGRTEERRSGLTRSTAAHQVPATREKATTEDDWEEF; translated from the coding sequence ATGCAGCTGTTTCGGAATCTGAGTATTCATGCAGCCATTACCACAGTGCTCGTGGTCTTCGCCCTTTTGATCGGGTTGATTGCTTTCCTGGGGCAGACGGCTAACCACAAGGCAGGAGAGACCTTTACCACCGTCGATCAGATCAATGTCCAGCAGCTCAACGAGCTCAATCGGGCCGATGCATTGTTGACAGGAGCACGGCTGGATCTGATGACAGCCTCCAAGCAGTTGCTGGTTGGTCGCACTGACGAGGCCAAGGCCAGGATGGCCGACGCCCTGGATCAAATCGAGCGTGCTGAGGCACGTTACCAGAGCTTCGAGTCCGTGCCGGTAAGCGAGCTCGGGCGTGAGGCCGTTGATCAGGTGGAAGTGCAGTTCCCTCGCGTACTGGACCTAGTTCGAGCCGAGCATGAGGCGTTAAGTAACCGTAACAATATGATGTTCGACAGCCTGACGAAGGAGCTGGCTCAGCCAAGCGATGACTTGGATGAGGCCATTACCAACTTCGTGCGTTATGCGGATCAACGCGGCGACGCGCTCATCGATGACTACCACGCCAGCGCTTCGACGTTCGAGCTGATCGGCCTTGCCGCACTGCTGATAACGGCGGCTATTCTGGTGCTGATCTACGTGGCCATGCGCCGTGTAGTGATCCAGCCGCTGAACTCTGCGGTGGTCACTCTTGAGCGTATCGCCAAGGCGGATCTCACCGAAGACATCCGTGCCACCACCCGAAACGAGATTGGTAAGCTGTTCGCCGCCATGCGCGATATGCAGCAGGGGCTTTCCAGTACGGTGGGTACGGTCCGTGAGAGCAGCAGCTCGATTCATGTGGGTACGCGCGAGATCGCCAGCGGCAACGCCGACCTGTCATCGCGCACCGAAGAACAGGCGGCTTCGCTTCAGCAGACCGCTTCCAGCATGGAAGAGCTGACCACCACTGTTAAGCAGAATGCCGACAACGCGCGTCAGGCCAGCGGTCTTGCGCTCGAAGCGTCGAGCACGGCAGGTAAGGGAGGCGAGGTGGTTGATCGCGTAATTACCACCATGCATGGTATTTCGCAAAGCTCTCAGAAAATTGCCGATATCACTGGCGTCATCGATTCGATTGCCTTCCAGACCAATATCCTGGCGCTCAATGCCTCGGTCGAAGCCGCAAGGGCTGGTGAGCAGGGTCGAGGCTTTGCCGTGGTGGCGGGGGAAGTTCGCAATTTGGCGGGACGTAGCGCTTCGGCAGCCAAGGAAATCAAGACCCTGATTGATGACTCCGTGGGCCAGGTCAAACAAGGCTCCACCCTGGTCGAGCAGGCAGGGCAAACCATGCAAGAGGTGGTGGATGCCGTTAAGCGCGTGACAGACATCATGGATGAAATCTCGGCTGCTTCGCAGGAACAGAGCGATGGCATCGAGCAGGTCACACAAGCGGTTGGCCAGATGGATCAGGTGACGCAGCAGAATGCGTCGCTGGTGCAGCAAGCGGCGGCGGCTGCAACTTCTCTCGAGGAGCAGGCCAGCCGTCTCGAGCAGGCGGTGGCCGTCTTCCGTCTGGCGGGCGGCGTCCCTCAGGCATTGCCCTCGGCGAGCGCCTCCGCACCGTCTGGTCGTACGGAAGAGCGTCGCTCTGGGCTGACTCGCTCGACGGCCGCGCATCAGGTGCCGGCAACCCGTGAAAAGGCAACGACCGAAGACGACTGGGAAGAATTCTGA
- the cheY gene encoding chemotaxis response regulator CheY encodes MANKDMKILVVDDFPTMRRIVRSLLKELGFTNVEEAEDGQDGLNKLKHGGFEFVVSDWNMPNLDGLEMLKQIRGDDSLKELPVLMVTAEAKKENIIAAAQAGANGYVVKPFTAATLDEKLNKIFEKLGM; translated from the coding sequence ATGGCCAATAAGGATATGAAAATTCTGGTGGTGGATGATTTTCCCACCATGCGGCGCATCGTGCGCAGCCTGCTCAAGGAGCTGGGGTTCACGAATGTGGAAGAGGCCGAGGACGGTCAGGACGGGCTGAACAAGCTCAAACATGGCGGCTTCGAATTTGTGGTATCGGATTGGAACATGCCCAATCTTGATGGCCTGGAGATGCTCAAGCAGATTCGCGGCGACGATAGCCTGAAAGAGCTGCCGGTACTGATGGTGACCGCTGAAGCCAAGAAGGAAAACATCATCGCCGCCGCTCAGGCAGGCGCCAATGGCTATGTGGTCAAGCCGTTCACCGCCGCGACGCTCGATGAGAAGCTGAACAAGATCTTCGAAAAGCTCGGCATGTAA
- the cheZ gene encoding protein phosphatase CheZ: MSDNAQQASTHGGDSEDLVKRIGQLTRMLRENMRELGLDQEIEKAAEAIPDARDRLNYVASMTEQAADRALNAIDRAQPLQDDLESRASALDKRWAEWFEAPKELDEARELVIDTRSYLAEVPEKTQGTQKELMEIMMAQDFQDLTGQVIKKMMDVIREIEHQLVQVLLDSVPAEQGRDEMKRRAEGQWEADAKREASLLNGPQVKPEAPDVVSSQDQVDDLLDELGF; encoded by the coding sequence ATGAGCGATAATGCTCAACAGGCGTCTACCCACGGTGGTGACAGCGAAGATCTGGTGAAGCGCATTGGGCAACTGACGCGCATGCTGCGCGAAAACATGCGCGAGCTCGGGCTTGACCAGGAAATCGAGAAGGCGGCCGAGGCGATTCCTGATGCGAGGGACCGTCTGAACTACGTGGCCTCGATGACCGAACAGGCTGCGGATCGAGCACTCAATGCCATCGATCGGGCTCAGCCGCTGCAGGATGATCTCGAGTCCCGCGCCTCGGCGCTCGACAAGCGCTGGGCTGAGTGGTTCGAAGCGCCGAAAGAGCTGGATGAAGCTCGCGAGTTGGTCATTGATACTCGCAGCTATCTCGCTGAGGTGCCTGAGAAGACTCAAGGGACGCAGAAGGAGCTGATGGAAATTATGATGGCCCAGGACTTCCAGGACCTGACGGGCCAGGTGATCAAGAAGATGATGGATGTCATCCGTGAGATCGAGCATCAGTTGGTACAAGTGCTGCTCGACAGCGTGCCCGCCGAACAGGGTCGCGACGAGATGAAGCGTCGTGCCGAAGGGCAGTGGGAGGCCGATGCCAAGCGTGAGGCCTCGCTGCTCAATGGCCCTCAGGTCAAGCCAGAGGCCCCAGATGTGGTCAGCAGTCAGGACCAGGTCGATGACCTCCTGGATGAACTGGGTTTCTAA
- the flhB gene encoding flagellar biosynthesis protein FlhB, which yields MADESSDDEKTEDATPRREQKAREDGQVARSRELATFLLLLAGVIGLWSMGNTLYNELGTVMEQSFLFERRQAFEVMPMLTHAWTLGQNALFTLMPLFFLLVCVALVAPALLGGWLISAKSLQPQLSKMNPLKGLKRLFSTQALAELAKAIAKAVLVGGVGAWFLVTHLGEFMSLMNQPVKQALANAMGLAATACGLMILTLIVPVLIDVPFQLWSHAKKLRMSKDEVKREHKESEGDPQVKGRIRSQQQAMARNRMMSKVPEADVIVTNPTHYAVALSYDQSKMAAPRVVAKGADEVAKRIRELGEEHGVPMLEAPPLARALHGHVDLDGEVPMALYTAVAEVLAWSMRLKSVRVDGGEMPETPHDLPVPSELDGGS from the coding sequence ATGGCCGATGAAAGCAGTGATGACGAAAAGACAGAAGATGCCACACCACGACGAGAACAGAAGGCGCGTGAAGACGGTCAGGTAGCTCGTTCGCGCGAACTGGCGACCTTCTTGCTCCTGTTGGCCGGTGTCATTGGTTTGTGGTCGATGGGCAACACCTTGTACAACGAGCTTGGCACGGTTATGGAGCAGTCGTTTCTGTTCGAGCGTCGACAGGCGTTCGAAGTGATGCCCATGCTCACCCATGCCTGGACGCTTGGGCAAAACGCCTTGTTCACGCTGATGCCGTTATTCTTCTTACTGGTGTGCGTGGCTCTGGTCGCGCCGGCCTTGCTGGGTGGATGGCTGATATCAGCCAAGTCGCTGCAGCCTCAGCTCTCCAAGATGAACCCCCTCAAGGGGCTGAAGCGGCTTTTCTCGACTCAAGCACTGGCTGAGCTGGCCAAGGCAATCGCCAAGGCGGTCCTGGTAGGAGGGGTGGGGGCATGGTTTCTGGTGACTCATCTTGGCGAGTTCATGTCGCTTATGAACCAGCCCGTCAAGCAAGCCCTAGCCAATGCGATGGGCCTTGCTGCGACGGCCTGCGGCTTGATGATACTGACCTTGATTGTGCCGGTTCTCATCGACGTCCCTTTCCAGCTCTGGAGTCATGCCAAGAAGTTGCGCATGAGTAAGGACGAGGTCAAGCGGGAGCACAAGGAGTCCGAGGGTGACCCTCAAGTCAAAGGGCGCATTCGCTCTCAGCAACAGGCCATGGCTCGCAACCGCATGATGAGCAAGGTGCCAGAAGCCGACGTTATCGTGACCAACCCGACACACTACGCCGTGGCACTTAGCTACGACCAGAGCAAGATGGCTGCGCCGCGGGTGGTGGCCAAGGGCGCCGATGAGGTGGCCAAACGGATTCGTGAGCTGGGTGAAGAACATGGTGTCCCGATGCTCGAAGCCCCACCGCTGGCGCGAGCTCTGCATGGCCATGTCGATCTCGATGGAGAGGTGCCCATGGCGCTGTATACGGCCGTGGCCGAGGTCCTGGCCTGGTCTATGCGCCTCAAGAGCGTACGCGTGGATGGCGGTGAGATGCCAGAGACACCTCATGATCTGCCGGTCCCCAGCGAGTTGGATGGTGGGTCCTAG
- the flhA gene encoding flagellar biosynthesis protein FlhA gives MRALTNYLGRMDLLGDMRMKLLAGPLLIIMILSMMILPLPPFALDLFFTFNIALAVMVLLVSMFTQKPLDFAAFPAVLLFTTLLRLSLNVASTRVVLMEGHQGGDSAGKVIEAFGQFLVGGNFAVGLVVFLILVIINFMVITKGAGRIAEVGARFMLDAMPGKQMAIDADLNAGLIGEDEARQRRSDVSQEADFYGSMDGASKFVRGDAMAGLVIMVVNIIGGLLIGMMQHDLDFGTAAKTYTLLTIGDGLVAQIPALVISTAAGVTVSRVTTDQDVGQQMISQLFINPQVLWLAAGVMGMLGLVPGMPNLVFLTFTVLLGSLAWWLQRNEQNRVTEEAVKTAPPPAQEAPEASWDDVHLVDTLGLEVGHRLIPLVDHRQQGELLGRIKSVRKKYAQEVGFLPPVVHIRDNLELGANTYVITLKGVEIGQAEAYPGKWLAIDPGQVSGQLEGTRTEDPAFGLPAVWIEAAQREHAQVYGYTVVDAGTVVATHLNHLLHQHAGEMLGRQEVQQLLDKLGEEDKTLVEDVVPKIVNLTQLQRLLQQLLEEDVSIRDMRTILDTLAEHGGGQVDVSDLTAMVRVALGRAITQQWFPVQGDLHVIGLDANLEQVLMQAMNSGGALEPGLAETLMDQASKALERQDQSGEPPVLVVQHSLRALLSRFLRRRLRHLVVMSQAEIPDDRTLRITSMVGGDR, from the coding sequence ATGAGAGCGCTGACTAACTATCTGGGCCGCATGGATCTGTTGGGTGACATGCGGATGAAGCTGCTGGCAGGCCCGTTGCTGATCATCATGATCCTGTCGATGATGATCCTGCCGCTGCCTCCCTTCGCGCTGGACCTGTTTTTCACCTTTAACATCGCCTTGGCGGTGATGGTGCTATTGGTCAGCATGTTCACCCAGAAGCCGCTCGACTTTGCAGCCTTTCCGGCAGTGCTGCTGTTCACCACTCTGTTGCGCCTGTCATTGAATGTGGCCTCGACGCGTGTGGTGCTGATGGAAGGCCACCAGGGCGGCGACTCGGCAGGCAAGGTCATCGAGGCGTTTGGTCAGTTTTTGGTCGGCGGCAACTTCGCTGTTGGCTTGGTGGTGTTCCTGATCCTGGTCATCATCAACTTCATGGTCATCACCAAGGGCGCTGGGCGTATCGCCGAAGTGGGGGCTCGCTTCATGCTCGACGCCATGCCCGGCAAGCAGATGGCGATCGATGCCGACCTCAATGCCGGCCTGATTGGTGAGGACGAAGCCCGCCAACGTCGCTCCGATGTGTCTCAGGAGGCCGACTTCTACGGTTCCATGGACGGTGCCAGCAAGTTCGTGCGTGGTGACGCCATGGCGGGGCTTGTCATCATGGTGGTCAACATCATCGGTGGGCTGTTGATCGGCATGATGCAGCATGACCTGGACTTCGGCACCGCCGCCAAGACCTATACTCTGCTGACCATCGGTGACGGCTTGGTCGCACAGATCCCTGCGCTGGTGATCTCCACCGCTGCCGGCGTGACCGTCTCTAGGGTCACTACCGATCAAGATGTCGGCCAGCAGATGATCAGTCAGCTATTCATCAACCCTCAGGTGTTGTGGCTGGCTGCTGGCGTCATGGGGATGCTGGGGCTGGTGCCGGGCATGCCCAACCTGGTGTTCCTGACTTTTACCGTGCTGCTCGGAAGCCTGGCCTGGTGGCTGCAGCGCAACGAACAAAACCGCGTGACCGAGGAAGCGGTCAAAACCGCGCCTCCCCCCGCTCAGGAAGCACCTGAAGCAAGCTGGGACGATGTCCACCTGGTCGACACTCTGGGCCTCGAGGTGGGACACCGGCTGATTCCTCTGGTTGACCACCGCCAGCAGGGCGAGCTGCTAGGCCGCATCAAGAGCGTACGCAAGAAATATGCTCAGGAGGTGGGCTTCCTGCCGCCCGTCGTGCATATCCGCGACAACCTCGAGCTGGGGGCCAACACCTACGTGATTACCCTCAAGGGAGTAGAGATCGGTCAAGCCGAAGCCTACCCGGGCAAGTGGCTGGCCATCGATCCTGGCCAGGTCTCGGGGCAGCTCGAAGGCACCCGGACAGAAGACCCAGCCTTTGGGCTGCCCGCCGTTTGGATCGAGGCCGCGCAGCGCGAACACGCCCAGGTATACGGTTACACCGTGGTCGATGCCGGCACCGTCGTCGCCACGCATCTCAACCACTTGCTGCATCAGCATGCCGGCGAGATGTTGGGTCGACAAGAGGTTCAACAGCTACTCGACAAGCTGGGCGAGGAAGACAAGACCCTAGTCGAAGATGTGGTGCCGAAGATCGTCAACCTCACACAATTGCAGCGGCTGCTTCAGCAATTGCTCGAGGAAGATGTGTCGATTCGCGATATGCGCACCATTCTCGATACTCTGGCCGAACATGGCGGTGGCCAGGTAGATGTCAGCGATCTTACGGCCATGGTTCGCGTCGCCCTGGGACGTGCGATCACTCAGCAATGGTTCCCGGTCCAGGGCGATCTGCATGTGATCGGCCTCGATGCCAACCTCGAGCAGGTGCTGATGCAGGCCATGAACAGTGGTGGGGCGCTCGAACCCGGACTCGCCGAAACCCTGATGGATCAAGCCTCCAAGGCGCTGGAGCGTCAGGATCAGAGCGGTGAGCCCCCGGTGCTGGTGGTCCAGCACAGCCTGCGTGCGCTGCTGTCGCGCTTTCTGCGCCGGCGCCTGCGCCACCTGGTGGTGATGTCTCAGGCCGAAATACCCGACGACCGCACGCTCAGGATCACCAGCATGGTGGGAGGTGATCGATGA